Genomic segment of Hoplias malabaricus isolate fHopMal1 chromosome 14, fHopMal1.hap1, whole genome shotgun sequence:
ACCCTAATTTGTAATGTTAGATGGGTCAAGTAAGACAAGCAGATAATTATAGCTGATCATTATTCTAACAGAAACTCACCTTTTGTTCAGTACAGATGGCCCACATGgggttcatttgcatatatttatttatttacaaatcaaGTCAGTGATTCAAAGCATTTGACTTGCTTGTTTTGGGTTTTGTAAAACCAGACCAATGGTGTTAATCAGTAGATGTAGTTGAACATCGTTAATCCACTGGAGGAGGCGACTGTAATTCCACTCCAGTGTTATTGGGCTGTGGTTTCGACAGTAAGATAATGCCACACAATCTCAGCTAAGCATCTTATTCTTGTAGAATAGTAAGCGTTAGCACAGTGTCTAGGACTGTGCAGTTAACTTGCCTCACTGTGTCATGGAGGTGATAGCACTGCTGGGTGTATATTCCTTAGATTAGATCTGTCTTTAAAAGGGTGTGAgtggtttttttgggggggttgaACTAGTTTCAGCCAGCCCCCTTTTCCCTGTGCTTGTATATTGGTGTCTCTCAAATAGGTGGAGCCATATTTTGAGAGGGTGTCCAATTCCTGAGCTATGCCTTTGGCAGAAGTTTGATTTTGCATATTCAAAATGACTTTGAGAAGGAAGTTGTCTGTGCACTTCAGATGAAAACCCACAGAACAGTTTGATTACCTTCATACCGTGCAGTTAAGCCACAAAGAATCTGGGAAATATTACTACATTTCTATGCAAATTGCATCATTCCCCCCAAAAAAGACAATGTTTTCACATTGGAATGTCTTAATTTATAACCGTCGATAGCTTTAAATGTGATCTAGCAAAATCCACCAAAAAGCAGCAGTGTAACATTCACTGTCTATTTATTCTTTCTCTGCAGGCTTCTAGTCAGTGCCTCCCAGGATGGTAAACTTATTATTTGGGACAGCTATACTACAAACAAGGTAAAATTGGTTTTACTAAAGGTCTGGCGATGTCCATTTTCAGGCACTATCATGCATATCTGCCTTCACTGTGTGTTGCctgtttgggaaaaaaaaatttgacTATGCTACCAACTTTTCCCActgtgcattatttatttatttatttttttttttttgaggtttaCTTATCCTTGTTTACTGATGTTTTAGTCATAAAATTCATCACAGTTCACCTGCCATGTCAAAATACTTTGACCTAGTTTTAGTAATGTACTTTGAATCCTTATTGAATTACTAAATGATGATCAGCACTGGTCATGAGAGGTTCAAAGCAGTGAGATCAAAATTAGAGAATGACTTGAATTTTCAAAATCACCAATGGTCAAAGTTTAAAGTAATActtggaaaaataaaaaggattTAAGTGAGGCATGTTCCACAGTGATTATATGTTTTTTGGAGTAAAATTAAAAAACCAACAGAACATGTCCATCCATTCCCACGTCCAAAGTGTAAAAGTTTGGTAACTGTAGTGGGTTTCTTAGCAATAGCTTTATTGCCAGTTTCTTCAGAGTTCAGCCCAGAATTGGCAATTTCATTATTTCTATTTCAAGAGAGTATTTCACATGATTTGCAGTTTGACAAGGGGCATTGTCATGCATAAAAATTATTTGCTGGTTGTGAAATGTTCGCACTGAAGGACCTGTGTTGTGACGTTCTGATAAGCTTTCACCTTGCCAAGTAGCTGTATGAGGGTCCTAACTCCTGTAGAATACATCCCCAAATAATGAGACTTGCTCCTACAAactcctatatatatatatatatatatatatatatatatatatatatacacacacacacacacacacacacacacacttctttttCCCAATCCAGTGCTAAACGTTTCCTATCTGACCCAATTAAGTTAAACTTGCTTTCATCACAAAATTGAACTCTACACATGGTCTTCATCAGTTTAGTTTagcattattattgttattatatattttttcctttctgGTGATGGGAGATTTCATTACTGGAGTGAGAGCAGTTCCAGGTCCAGTGCTGAGCCAACTACCCATGAAATGTCTTTGTATCATCATGCTATTTTACACATGTTTGTATGTGGAAGGCTAGCATTTTGTGGGGACTTGAgttagtgttattgtaaagCTTCAATATTCTAGAAATCATAACAACCCACTTGTCTTAAAGTGGCCGAAATTGTCATGCCTTCATCTGAACAACCTGCTGTCATACGGTTTCAGTCACCTTTGAGCTGCTTGTCATCTTGAAATATGATTGAGTGTTGTCACAGAAAAGGGGATTGTCAGATGAGGAAATTAGCACCTGGTGACAGCTAATATCTGTGTTTTATTCCAAAGCATTGTATAATTTTGGTCACATGTCTTTTTGTCAAATTTTACTTTAGTTTTGTAGTGTAATAAAGaatagtgtttttaaaaaatggtatATGCTTCACATCCCTTTTGGAGAACTTTAATTTGgttaaaaaatatgtatgttttCAAATTTTGATCTTTGCCATGTTTTGTACATGGATTTGCTGCCATGCCACACTTGGTCAACAGCAGAAGAGGGACAATCACTTACATTTTAAGTCTTTACAAGCATCCTATCTGACATCAAGGctataaaaacatgaaatgagATTGATCCTGGTGCACTGGATGGGTTTGCTAATCTATGCTGAAAATGCATAGGTTCAAGTCCAGTACCACACTTAACTAGTCTAGCTCTAGCTACAAACATAGAGTGCTTTTACTAAGTTACTGCAGGATATCTTACCTTGTAGCTTCCTTCTTGTAGGTGCACGCCATCCCATTGCGCTCCTCATGGGTGATGACATGCGCATATGCTCCGTCCGGAAACTATGTGGCCTGCGGTGGCCTGGATAACATCTGCTCCATCTACAATCTGAAGACCCGTGAGGGCAACGTTCGCGTCAGCCGTGAGCTGGCTGGTCATACGGGTGCTGATccaatgttattatttattagattTAGGTCGAGAGAAACCTATAAATTAACTTGAAGGTGTTTAGAAGTTAAGGTGATCAAGATTTGAGAAAGTACATCTTTGAATAATTCAGCTTCTGTACACTTCAGAAGGTTGACTCCATGCACTCCACATCTGTTCGCACCTGATCCAGACCACGAggcacattttaaattgttgaaaaaggaaatcacacacacactggtagttCCAGACCAGGATCTGGGAACTCCTGACTTAGGTGGTGACCTACTGCCCAGAATATGGCAGCTTACCTTCTGAAGGACCCATTGAATCATGTAGGAGGGTGATTCCCAATTGAGAAGACCCACTGACCTACAGTGATGTTATCTCTAATCTAACTCATTTCATTACATGAAGGGCTTTATAATTAGCTGATCATTTGAAGCTGAGGTAGTACTGCACCACAGGGAAAGCTAAGGATTGCTATAGATTATGATCTTGTGACATGAATTTAGATACTTAGATGTTCACTTTTTATATTTGCtgattgtttgtatttgtttatttataaccTTCTGTGCCTGACCTGTTGTTCTCATCTCATAGGTTATCTGTCCTGCTGTCGTTTCCTGGATGATAACCAGATTGTCACTAGCTCAGGCGACACCACCTGGTGAGTTTAGGGTAGTGTGCCAACACTGCTGCTTTAGCCATTTGCATTGGGGAGACGATACACTGCTTGTGCAGACATacatataataattttaatttgtaGTATTAACaagcaactttaaaatctaagGGAGgaatataaaaaatttaaaaactgtGTAGTCTGATTCTAAATTCTGGGTATTTACTAAAACAGATCTTCCGGGTTATGATTGCTGTTTTGCTGTTATTTCAGTTGCTATAGTTATATTTGTTTAACAGGTAATATATGTGGTTACCGAAGTACAAAAATTGCATTTACCAAAGGCACTGCCACTATTGCAGAGAACTTAATTCCTATATTTACTTTtgatttttaccattacaattGCCATTGCTTTACAGTGCTCTTTGGGACATTGAAACTGGGCAGCAAACGACCACTTTTGCAGGCCACACCGGGGACGTGATGTCACTGTCCCTGGCCCCGGACACACGCCTCTTTGTATCAGGCGCATGCGATGCCTCTGCCAAGTTGTGGGACATCAGAGAAGGCATGTGCAGACAGACCTTCACCGGTCATGAGTCTGACATCAATGCTATCTGCGTAtgtatcatgaaatttacacgCATCTATTAATTATGTGCTGAAAACACACCATGCTGCAATTAGACCTTAACTTTGTATATCCTGTTTTGTGGTCCCTTTTTCCTGTTTGCTCAGTTTTTCCCCAATGGAAATGCATTTGCCACTGGATCGGATGACGCCACCTGCAGGCTGTTTGATCTGCGTGCTGACCAGGAGCTCATGGTTTACTCCCATGACAACATCATCTGCGGCATCACCTCTGTGGCCTTCTCCAAGAGTGGCCGCCTGCTGCTTGCCGGCTACGACGACTTCAACTGCAATGTGTGGGACACCCTCAAAGCTGACCGTGCAGGTTAGAATCATGGCTTATAGCTAAATAAAACCTCAGTTTAACACAGAAACCTTGGGGCATTTGTAATATTTGCGCCAGATTCAACCCAAAGtagaaggaggaaaaaaatttCTGTAATTGTTGTTGCCAGTTAGTCACTGTAACCTATGGAAGCATACAAGTAATAGCTTCTGGtcagtttttttctttgcattCACAGTTGTGGGTTAGGGCTGAAAGGTTGTCTAATCTCGAGCTGAAGTACTTTTTTATAATGTCttaagttttaaatgtggatattggtttaagttattttatatttttgttttacgTGTGGATTAGTATGGCATATTTGAATTACTGTTTATAATGAATATTCAAACAGCATAAAAACCATGCACCTCTCAGGCTAGTTcaacacaatcatggggaagactgctgacttaaCAGTTGTCCAGAAGATGATCATTGACACCCTCCACAAGGAGGGTAAGCCACAGAAGGTCACTGCTGAAAAGGCTCTGTTTGCAGAGTGCTGTATCAAAGCATATTAATGGAGAGTCGACTGAGGTGAAAATGCGGTAGGAAAAGCTGCCCAAGCTGCAGCGATGACTGCAGCCTCGagaggattgtcaagaaaagttGATTCAGGAACTTCAGGGAACATCGCAAGGAGTCACCAGAGACAATGTCAGAAGCATCTTAACTGGGCTAAGGAGGAAAGAACTGTTGACTCTTGCTCAGTGGTCCAAAGACCTCTTTTCCTCCAGAAACAGAGTCCAAGGTGTCTGAAATCCAGTGTGAAGTTTCTTCAGTCTGTGATGGTTTGTGGTGACATGTCATCTACCAGGAGGTTTTAGAGGGCTTCATGATTCCGTCTGCTGACGAGCTTTAT
This window contains:
- the gnb1a gene encoding guanine nucleotide-binding protein G(I)/G(S)/G(T) subunit beta-1; this translates as MSELDQLRQEAEQLKNQIRDARKACADATLSQITANIDPVGRIQMRTRRTLRGHLAKIYAMHWGTDSRLLVSASQDGKLIIWDSYTTNKVHAIPLRSSWVMTCAYAPSGNYVACGGLDNICSIYNLKTREGNVRVSRELAGHTGYLSCCRFLDDNQIVTSSGDTTCALWDIETGQQTTTFAGHTGDVMSLSLAPDTRLFVSGACDASAKLWDIREGMCRQTFTGHESDINAICFFPNGNAFATGSDDATCRLFDLRADQELMVYSHDNIICGITSVAFSKSGRLLLAGYDDFNCNVWDTLKADRAGVLAGHDNRVSCLGITDDGMAVATGSWDSFLKIWN